CATAAAGGTTGGTACTTGAGTTTTTTATAGTAGTCGCTTAGGCTGTTCTGATCAATCCAATTCATTTTATGAGGGAGATAATCATGTCCGAAACATTTAAGGCGCTGCTGGTTGAGCAACCGGAGAAGAAGGTTTTTACGCGCAGTATTGTCGCGCGCAGTGTTGCCGACCTGCCTGAAGGCGAACTGCTGGTGCGTGTGCATTATTCATCGCTCAATTTTAAAGATGCCCTGTCGGCGACCGGCAATCCGGGTGTCACCCGCAACTACCCGCATACGCCGGGGATCGACGCGGCCGGCGAAGTCGTCAGCTGCAGTGACGGCGCTTTTAAGCCGGGCGATCAGGTCATTGTGACCAGCTATGATCTGGGGATGGAGACCGATGGCGGCTTCGGCCAGATGATCCGCGTGCCGAGTAAATGGGCACTGAAGCTTCCGGCCGGGCTCAGCCTGAAAGAGAGCATGATGCTCGGCACCGCCGGTTTGACCGCGGCGCTGTCGGTTTACGAGCTGGCGCAGGGCGGCATCAAGCCGGAGGATGGCCCGATTCTGGTCACCGGCGCGACGGGTGGCGTTGGTTGTCTGGCGGTGGCGATTCTGGCCAGGGCTGGTTATCAGGTGACGGCGGCGACCGGCAAGGCTTCGGAGGCGGACTATCTGAAATCGATCGGTGCAACAGAGGTGATTGAACGGAGTGAAGTGACCGAAGGGAGCGACCGGCCGATGATGAAGGCCCGTTGGGCCGGGGTGGTCGACTGCGTCGGTGGCGAAATGCTGGCGGCGGCGATCAAATCGACACGCAACTGGGGGGTGGTGACCTGCTGCGGTCTGGTCGGCTCTATCGACCTGCCGATCAACGTCTTCCCCTTTATTTTGCGCGGCGTGCGTCTGATCGGGATCGATTCGGCCGAATGCCCCCGAGAGCCACGTTCCAAGGTCTGGCAGAAGCTCGCAAATGAATGGAAGCTCGCCGGACTCGAAGCGATGGTTGATGAGGTTGGTCTGGAGGGCCTCGAGGAGAAGATTCAATTGATGCTTAAAGGCGGGATGAAACGTCGCGCGCTGGTTAATCTGCAATAGTTTTTGTCAGGTAGCGCGGCAGAGTCAGGACAGGCGGCTGGGTGATTCCCGGCCGCCTGTCGTTCGAGTTACTTTTTTGTCGCCCCGAGGGCAAAGTTAGCCAGGGCAGCGCTGATTTTTTTCAAATTCTGATCACAACCTTCGATTTGATGTCGATCTTTCAGATAGGTCGGATCATTGTAAGAGAACCAGACCTGCTGATTCTCATCCTGCCAGATCAATGCCTTCTGCGGCAGATCGATGGCCGTGGTCTGGCTGCATTTCATCAGCGGGCTGCCGACCTTGGGGTTGCCGAAGATCACCAGGGTGGTCGGGCGTAGTTCGACGCCGACTTTCTGAGCGGCGGCGGCGTGATCGATACGGTTAAAAACGGTCATCCCTTTGCTTTCCAGCAGAGAGACCAGGCGATCAGCAGTGAGCGAGACAGAGTGTTGGCTGGGCAGGCTGACCAGGCCTTCGGCCGCGACAGCCGGAAGGGCGATAAACAGAGACATGACCGCAATCAGCAGGGTGCGCATAGTGGACCTCCATGGTTTTTGATTGAGTGTTCCCACTATAACAGCTGGAGCATTGCTCTGCAGGGGCTTGAGAAAGTAGGATGCGCTCATGACCTTTTGTGATACACACATTCATCTTTTTGCCCCGGAATGGACAAGTCTCCTGGCTTCTCGACTCGCCGCCGCGCACCAGGCCGGAATTGAGCTATTGCTGCAGCCGGGGGTGCGTGCCACAGGCTGGGCTGAGTTGATTGATCTTGCCGGCCAGAATCCCGGCGTTTATGCTGCACCTGGCCTGCATCCGCTAAGTGCTGATGCCTGGGATGAACGGGTCGCCGTGCGCTTGCGCGAACTTTGTGCCCTGCCGCAGGTGGTGGCGGTCGGCGAGATCGGACTTGACGTCTTGTTAGATGTTGAGTTGGCGGTTCAGGAGCGTGCTTTTCGCGGCCAGCTGGAGATTGCCATCGACGCCAGGCTGCCGGTGCTGATTCATTGTCGCAAGCAGACGGCCGCCGTGCTGCAGATTCTGCAAGAGGTCGACATCGCGCGGGTCGGCGGCATCTGGCACGGGTTCTCCGGGAGCCCGGAGACGGCCCGGCAGATTGTCCCCCTCGGTTTGAAGCTCGGTATCGGCCCGGTGCTGCTGCGGGAGACGGCACGCAAGCTCCCCGCAGTGGTGAAGCTCATGCCGGCAGATGCTCTGGTGCTCGAAACCGACGCGCCGGATATGGCGCCCGGTCCCGAAGCGCTGCTGACCGTGGCGACAAAGCTCGCCGCACTGCGTGGCTGGACTCTCGCCGAGACCGCGCGTATAACCACAGAAAATGCACGTCAATTGCTGAACATATAGGGAATGAGCAAGGTGAGTGAACACAGATTCAGCCGGCTGAAGCTGCTGGTCGGCGGCGCGGGGATGGCAAGGCTTAAAGGCGCGCGGGTCGCGGTCTTCGGCATCGGCGGGGTCGGCAGCTATGCGGCGGAGGCGCTGGCACGGGCCGGAGTCGGCCACCTGACCCTGGTCGATTTTGATGAGATCTGCGAGACCAACGTTAATCGGCAGATCCATGCCCTGAGCAGCACCATCGGCCAAAAGAAGGTTGAGGCGATGGCGGAACGTTGTCGCCAGATCAATCCCCTGGCCGAGGTTGTCGCCATCTATCGGTTTTATGATGCCGAGGCGAGTGCCGAGCTGCTCGGACCGGGGTTCGATTATGTCCTCGACTGCATTGATCATATCACCGCCAAGCTGCATCTGATCCAGAGCTGTCTGGAACGTAAACTGGCAATTATCAGCTCCATGGGCGCGGCCAACAAGATCGACCCCTCCCTGATCAGGGTAGCCGACATCAGCAAGACCGAAAAATGCCGTCTGGCGCGGATTATCCGCAAAGAATTGCGCAACCGCGGGATCAACAAGGGGGTGCAGGTGGTCTTCTCGACCGAAGAGTTCCGCCCCTTAAGCAGCGATACCGCAGCCTGTGCCGAAAATTGTGTCTGTCCCAATAAAGAAGATCAACGCTGGAGTTGTGAAGATCGCCGCGTGATCCTTGGGAGTTCGTCGTATATTCCGCCGATCTTCGGCCTGTGCATGGCGGGTGAAGTGATCCGCAAACTGAGTGGAGTGAATTAAATGGATCCTCTGTACTGGCAGCTTCCCTTGCTCTTCGCCGTCGGTATTATCGCCGGCATCCTCAATGTCCTGGCCGGCGGCGGTTCACTGCTGACCCTGCCGCTGCTGATTTTTATGGGCTTGCCCTCGGCGGTCGCTAACGGCACCAACCGTATTGCCATCTTTTGTCAGAATCTCTTCGCCATCCGCGGCTTCCGCAGCCGTGGCGTTTTACCCCTGCAGCTTGCCCTGCTCTGCACCCCGCCCGCCCTGCTCGGCAGCTGGTTGGGTGCCAACCTGGCGATCAGCATCGATGACCTGATGTTCAAACGTATTCTGGCGCTGGTCATGTTGGGGGTGCTGATCTTCACCGCCCTTGATCCGATGAAGCGTATCCGTCAGCAGGAGGTCGTCTTCGGTTTCTGGCGCAAACTGATTCTGGTGATCAGTTTCTTCGGCGTCGGCGTTTACGGCGGTTTCGTGCAGGCCGGGGTCGGATTTATCGTGATTACCGCCCTGCTGGTTCACGGTCTCGATCTGGTTCGGATCAACGCGATTAAGGTTTTTGTCATTTTCTGTTACACCTTCGTGGCCCTCGGCGTCTTCATCTATCATGGCCAGATCAACTATCTGCTCGGATTTTCTCTGGCCGCAGGCAATTCCATCGGCGGGATGCTCGGCCCGCGTCTGGCGGTGGCCAAGGGGCATGACTGGATCAAAAAGGTGGTCACCCTTACGGTTGCGGTTTTTGCGCTGAAACTGTTGTTATTCCCATAATGCAACCCTCGCCCTTAGGTTGACTGCTACTCTGCAGCCACGTATCATAAGGTTTCATCTGAAGCTCCCCGGCACGCCGAGTTATTGCTGTTGCGACCGGGGATTTCTGTGTCGAATCGGGTGGTTTCTGTTCCCGAAATTTGGCCCATTATAGAAAGGACCGTCGGCCGATGGCCGTTCGTACAATTCTGCATTATCCCGAACCTGTGCTGAAAAAGATTTCTAAGCCCGTTGTCCACTTCGACGAAGCGCTCAAACAATTGGCCGCCGACATGGTCGAGACAATGTACGATGCTCCCGGTGTCGGGCTGGCTGCACCGCAGGTCGGTGTGCTGCAACGGGTGATCGTGATGGACTGTTCAGGCAAGGAGAACCCCCCTGACCTGATCGTCGCGGTCAACCCTGTCCTGGTCGAAACTGAAGGAGAATCTTGCGAAGAGGAGGGTTGCCTTTCGGTACCGGAGTATTATGCCGTGGTGAAACGCTTCAGCCGGGTGACCATGAACTATCAGGATGTCGATGGCAATCCGCGGCAGCGGCAGGCCGAAGATCTGCTGGCGGTGGCGATGCAACATGAAATTGACCATCTGCAGGGGATTCTGTTTGTCGACCATCTCTCCCCCTTGAAGAGATCAATCTTCCGCAAAAAATATCAGAAGCTGATGCAGCAGAGAGACGAAGAATGAAGCCGCAGGATATCCGCACCGTCTTTATGGGAACCCCTGATTTTGCCTTGGACTGCCTGCGTGGCCTGATTGAGTTCGGAGTGCAGCTGGTCGGGGTTTACACCCAGCCGGACCGACCCAGGGGGCGTGGCAATAAGCTGGCGCCACCACCGGTCAAGGAGCTGGCGCTGCAGCACGATCTGCCGGTGTTGCAGCCGCTGAAATTACGCAATCCGGAGGCGGTCGAAGAGTTGCGGGCGCTCAACCCCGATCTTATCGTGGTGGTCGCCTATGGCCAGATTCTGCCGCGGGCCGTGCTCGATATCCCCCAATACGGGTGTATCAATGTGCATGCCTCGTTGTTGCCGCTTTACCGCGGTGCGGCTCCGATTAATAAGGTGATCGTTGATGGCGGCACTGAAACCGGCGTGACCACCATGTTGATGGATGTCGGCCTCGATACCGGCGACATGCTGATCAAGCGGACCCTGACCATCGGCCCCGATGAAACCGCCGGGGAGCTGCATGACCGACTGGCTCCCCTCGGGCGGGAGGCGCTGGAGGAAACCCTGCGCCAGTTGTGTGCGGGGACTCTGGTAGCTGTGAAGCAGGACGATGACAAAACCTGTTACGCGGCGATGATGAAGAAGGAGGATGGCCTCATCGACTGGAACCTTTCGGCGCAGCAGATTCATAATCTGGTCCGCGGGCTCAATCCCTGGCCGGCGGCTTACACCAGTCTGAATGGTGAGACACTGAAGGTCAGCCAGACGCGGGTTGAGGCGGGAACCGGTGAAGCAGGGGCTGTCCTCAGCGCCGATGATCAGGGGCTTTGTGTTGCCTGTGGTGAGGGGGTTCTGCGGATTGGTGCCTTGCAACTACCGGGCAAGAGGATGATGAACGTCAGCGATTTTCTACGCGGGCACAGGCTGCCGGCAGGCATGCTGTTGGGGAAACAATAGTTTCTATGACCGGATCTGAAAATATTCCACAGCCGCGCAAGCGGCTGTTTATCCTTCTATTGGCGGTGGGGGCGGCGCTGGTACTGGGTCTGACTTTTTTGCTCTGGTGGGTGCCGAGCGTCGGTCTTGAAAATATTCATCCGATATTGCCGGTTGTTTTTGGTGTTATCCTACTGGGCCTGGCGCTGTTTATTGTGGGAGGTCTCGGGCTGCTGATTCTGACCCTGCTGACCGGGCGCGACCTGTTTATGCTGCAGTCGTTGCGCGGCCTGGTGGTGCGTTACCTGTTTCCGGCGATAATCTCTCTGGGCAAGCTGTTCGGGGTCGATCGCGACATGCTGCAGCGCTCGTTTATAGCGCTCAATAACCAGCTCGTACATACCCGCAGGCTGCGGGTTCCCGCTGAGCGGACTCTGATTTTGCTCCCTCATTGTATCCAGATGTTCGACTGTGCGATCAAGATCACCGGTGATGTTGAAAAGTGCGTGCGCTGTGACAAGTGTGATATCAGTGGCCTGCTCGGCCTGGCCCAGAAATTCGGGATTGAGATGGCGGTCGCGACCGGCGGGACCCTGGCGCGTAAACTGATTGTTGAGAAGCGTCCCAAGTTGATTGTCGCGGTTGCCTGCGAGCGCGATCTGACCTCGGGCATCCGCGACGCCTACCCGCTGCCGGTGGTCGGCATCCTTAATAAACGCCCCAACGGTCCCTGTTTCAATACCCATATTCTGCTCCCCGAGGTCGAAGAGGTTTTGCAGGAATATGTTCTTCCTGCCGCATCCCGGCCTGGATAGAAAAAGGAGTTAGCGCCAATGAATATCGCAAAAACCGTCATGTTGATGACCCTGCTGACGCTGGTGCTGGTGTTTGCCGGCGGCGCCCTTGGCGGCCAGGGTGGCGCCCTGTTTGCGTTGGTGCTGGCCGGAGCGCTGAACATGGGGTCTTACTGGTTTTCCGACAAGGTTGTGATCAAGATGTATCGTGGGCAGCAGGTTCACAGCGGGCCCTTGTTTGAGGTGGTCGCTCAACTCTGTCAGCGTAATCAGTTCAGTATGCCTCAGGTTTACATGCTCCCGCAGTCGACCCCGAACGCCTTTGCCACCGGACGTAACCCAGAGCACGCCGTGGTTGCGGCGACCGAAGGGATTCTGCAGGTGCTCAGCCGTGATGAGTTGATGGGGGTGATGGCGCATGAGCTGGCCCA
Above is a genomic segment from Geopsychrobacter electrodiphilus DSM 16401 containing:
- a CDS encoding YhdH/YhfP family quinone oxidoreductase gives rise to the protein MSETFKALLVEQPEKKVFTRSIVARSVADLPEGELLVRVHYSSLNFKDALSATGNPGVTRNYPHTPGIDAAGEVVSCSDGAFKPGDQVIVTSYDLGMETDGGFGQMIRVPSKWALKLPAGLSLKESMMLGTAGLTAALSVYELAQGGIKPEDGPILVTGATGGVGCLAVAILARAGYQVTAATGKASEADYLKSIGATEVIERSEVTEGSDRPMMKARWAGVVDCVGGEMLAAAIKSTRNWGVVTCCGLVGSIDLPINVFPFILRGVRLIGIDSAECPREPRSKVWQKLANEWKLAGLEAMVDEVGLEGLEEKIQLMLKGGMKRRALVNLQ
- a CDS encoding DUF302 domain-containing protein; the protein is MRTLLIAVMSLFIALPAVAAEGLVSLPSQHSVSLTADRLVSLLESKGMTVFNRIDHAAAAQKVGVELRPTTLVIFGNPKVGSPLMKCSQTTAIDLPQKALIWQDENQQVWFSYNDPTYLKDRHQIEGCDQNLKKISAALANFALGATKK
- a CDS encoding TatD family hydrolase; the protein is MTFCDTHIHLFAPEWTSLLASRLAAAHQAGIELLLQPGVRATGWAELIDLAGQNPGVYAAPGLHPLSADAWDERVAVRLRELCALPQVVAVGEIGLDVLLDVELAVQERAFRGQLEIAIDARLPVLIHCRKQTAAVLQILQEVDIARVGGIWHGFSGSPETARQIVPLGLKLGIGPVLLRETARKLPAVVKLMPADALVLETDAPDMAPGPEALLTVATKLAALRGWTLAETARITTENARQLLNI
- a CDS encoding ThiF family adenylyltransferase, with protein sequence MSEHRFSRLKLLVGGAGMARLKGARVAVFGIGGVGSYAAEALARAGVGHLTLVDFDEICETNVNRQIHALSSTIGQKKVEAMAERCRQINPLAEVVAIYRFYDAEASAELLGPGFDYVLDCIDHITAKLHLIQSCLERKLAIISSMGAANKIDPSLIRVADISKTEKCRLARIIRKELRNRGINKGVQVVFSTEEFRPLSSDTAACAENCVCPNKEDQRWSCEDRRVILGSSSYIPPIFGLCMAGEVIRKLSGVN
- a CDS encoding sulfite exporter TauE/SafE family protein, whose product is MDPLYWQLPLLFAVGIIAGILNVLAGGGSLLTLPLLIFMGLPSAVANGTNRIAIFCQNLFAIRGFRSRGVLPLQLALLCTPPALLGSWLGANLAISIDDLMFKRILALVMLGVLIFTALDPMKRIRQQEVVFGFWRKLILVISFFGVGVYGGFVQAGVGFIVITALLVHGLDLVRINAIKVFVIFCYTFVALGVFIYHGQINYLLGFSLAAGNSIGGMLGPRLAVAKGHDWIKKVVTLTVAVFALKLLLFP
- the def gene encoding peptide deformylase — translated: MAVRTILHYPEPVLKKISKPVVHFDEALKQLAADMVETMYDAPGVGLAAPQVGVLQRVIVMDCSGKENPPDLIVAVNPVLVETEGESCEEEGCLSVPEYYAVVKRFSRVTMNYQDVDGNPRQRQAEDLLAVAMQHEIDHLQGILFVDHLSPLKRSIFRKKYQKLMQQRDEE
- the fmt gene encoding methionyl-tRNA formyltransferase, giving the protein MKPQDIRTVFMGTPDFALDCLRGLIEFGVQLVGVYTQPDRPRGRGNKLAPPPVKELALQHDLPVLQPLKLRNPEAVEELRALNPDLIVVVAYGQILPRAVLDIPQYGCINVHASLLPLYRGAAPINKVIVDGGTETGVTTMLMDVGLDTGDMLIKRTLTIGPDETAGELHDRLAPLGREALEETLRQLCAGTLVAVKQDDDKTCYAAMMKKEDGLIDWNLSAQQIHNLVRGLNPWPAAYTSLNGETLKVSQTRVEAGTGEAGAVLSADDQGLCVACGEGVLRIGALQLPGKRMMNVSDFLRGHRLPAGMLLGKQ
- a CDS encoding DUF116 domain-containing protein: MTGSENIPQPRKRLFILLLAVGAALVLGLTFLLWWVPSVGLENIHPILPVVFGVILLGLALFIVGGLGLLILTLLTGRDLFMLQSLRGLVVRYLFPAIISLGKLFGVDRDMLQRSFIALNNQLVHTRRLRVPAERTLILLPHCIQMFDCAIKITGDVEKCVRCDKCDISGLLGLAQKFGIEMAVATGGTLARKLIVEKRPKLIVAVACERDLTSGIRDAYPLPVVGILNKRPNGPCFNTHILLPEVEEVLQEYVLPAASRPG